GATCCGTGGTAGAGGGCATCACCAGCGTCCGAGCAGTAATACAGCCCAGCGCCTTCGCTAAATCCCCCCCAAAAGCGGGGCGATCGCTGACATCACAGCGGATCCAAGTGTCAATCATCGCCAGTAAATCATGGGGATCCCGCTGGCGGTAGTTCGCTTCCCAGCCCCGTTCCAGATAGTCCTCCAGCGAGGTGTAGCCCTGCTGCCGGTAGATGCCAGCGCGATAAAAAGCTTGGGAGGCAGCCCAACTGGCATAAATTCGAGCAAAGGCTTTGTAGCCGCGATCGGGGACTGACTGAAAACGTTGGCCGTCCCAAGCCGGATCTGCGGTCAAGGCTGCCCGCAAGCTTTCTAGAAAGAGACGATTGTGCTCGGTGGTTTTGGCGGTGCCACAGAGGGCAGCAACCCGCTGCACCCGATCGGGATAGGCGATCGCCCAGTGATAGGCCTGCTGTGCCCCCATCGACCAGCCGTAGATCAAGGCGAGCTGTTCAATGCCCAGGACTTGGCTGAGCAACGCTTGCTGGGCGCGGACGTTATCCCAATGACTGAACCAAAAGCCCTGTTCGATCAGTCCGCAAGCGAGATCGTTACTGGGGGAACTTGAGAGCCCGTTGCCAAACTGGTTGACGATCACGATGAACCAGTGATCGGGATCGAGGATGCGATCGCGCCCAATCAGCCAGTCGATTGTTGAATGCTGTGCCCCATAGGAGGTGGGGTAGAGAATCGCGTTGCTGCGATCGCGGTTGAGCTGACCATAGGTCGCGTAGACGAGCCGTGCCTCGGGCAGAACCGCGCCACAGTCCAATTCAAATTGAGGCAGCGTCCAATGGCCGACTGTCATGCCTGCCCAAAGCGAGCAACCAATGCACGGTTGACGGCAAGGTAACCGCGATCGAGATGTGCCCAGTGTGAAGCCAGTTTCCCATGGGCCACAGGTAGAGCATGGAAGGGAATCGAGGCACAGAAATGGTGCTCGGCGTGGAAGGGCATGTTCCACATCAGCCAGCGCAGCGGCGCCCAAGTGAGGGTGGTGCGAGTGTTGGTCAGTGAGTTGTCATCCTCGCTGCAGCCGGAGTGCTCTGCCAGCAGAATGGCGCGCAGAATAGGTTGCCCTACCGCCAGCGGCAGCAGCCAAACTGTCAGGAAGAGCGGCTGCTTTAGCCCGATCGAGAGAGCAATCAAGGCTCCGTAGACTGCGAGTTGCCCCCAGAGCGATCGCTGTACTTCTGCCCGGGCTTCAGTTGGAATGTAGGGATAGTCTGCGAATTGGCCCGT
The sequence above is a segment of the Synechococcus elongatus PCC 11801 genome. Coding sequences within it:
- a CDS encoding alpha/beta fold hydrolase, yielding MTVGHWTLPQFELDCGAVLPEARLVYATYGQLNRDRSNAILYPTSYGAQHSTIDWLIGRDRILDPDHWFIVIVNQFGNGLSSSPSNDLACGLIEQGFWFSHWDNVRAQQALLSQVLGIEQLALIYGWSMGAQQAYHWAIAYPDRVQRVAALCGTAKTTEHNRLFLESLRAALTADPAWDGQRFQSVPDRGYKAFARIYASWAASQAFYRAGIYRQQGYTSLEDYLERGWEANYRQRDPHDLLAMIDTWIRCDVSDRPAFGGDLAKALGCITARTLVMPSTTDLYFTPEDCEAEARLIPYARYHPIPSIWGHRAGNPSQNPEDEAFIRQAVQALLEEPS